From the genome of Solanum pennellii chromosome 6, SPENNV200:
ACCAACGAAAATAGCAGTAAACTGCATatgcaaaaattaaaatttaaatatatttgttttttttctcattttttaaaataatattctcaCGTTACtgctaaaaaaaaaatgaaaaaaacaaaagtatTTTCACCAAATACATAGAAAATAAAGGGAACAATTTCTTCAGCTTCAGTTTCAGCTTGATGATGAATCTTCAATGGTAAAATAAGAAAGGTGCTGATCATTTCATGTTTCGAGTGATTTTGGGAAATTGAATCTTGATTACCTAAGATGAAGAAGCTTATAGAATTTGGGAAGAAAGCAATGTTCTATATTAGGGTTCTTTCAGGCTACGAAGAGCGTAGAATCCGATCTTATCGATTACAGATGCAACAACGTCTTCAACAGGTCATTCAATCAATTTTCATTTCACTTTCTTAATTGTTAAATCTGATTCTATGGTTATCATTGTATCCAGATTAGTTATTACTGGAATGAAGTGCGGATTTAGATATTAAAGGAAATTGAATTAAATCAAGGCCTAGTTAACTATTTGctgtatttttttcttattaatccAAAATATAGTCGACTGGGACAGTTGACTGTTGAGTTGGATTAGAAAACAAAACTAAATTTGGAAGGCCTCTGCTATTTGTTGCATAATATGGTTAATTAACGCCTAGGATGTGATTTTGCCTGTAGTAATAAGTTGTAAACACGGACTAACTTTGTTTGATGTGATATATCCAACTCAAATCATCAATGGAACGATGGTACACTTTTGGATTCATTTTTGTGCTGTACATAGAGTTGTGTGGTGTGTATAGTGCatctatttgtattcatatGCAAATTGAATGTTTTAGCTTCTAAATAGCTAGTAAACATACTTTCGACTTCTGGGTTGTGGAGTGAAATGTTGAGGCAAATAATGTGTTGTAGCATTCCAGATAGCAAAAAGATTATGCAAATATCTTTTAGGTGGGGTTACAGCTTCACAAGCTTCATTTTCCATTAAGTATCTAGGTTCTTTTAATGAGGGGTCTCTTCCAAATTCTGCATGAAAGCAGTTTTCTAGTGAGATGATCTGCTGGTTATTGAAATGTCAAAGAATTTGATAAACTTTGAGTGAACTAATATATGCAAATGCAGAGTCCAAAATGTAGAAGAATTGCTGTAGATGCCTGTGGCTATAAACTGGTTTGCCCCTTCATGATACCTTGGGTTTGGATTCTCTTTGCTAACATGCTGTACTTCTCCCTTCCTGCTAATATTAACTGTCCATGTGCACGTAGCATGGAACTTAGATGATTTCTTGGGTATACAATTAGTAAAGGGAGACCCCGAAGAAAGTTAGCTGATCAAAAGTGTAAAAGTGTTGGTGGTAGATTTTTATTAAGTTGTTTTCTTCGGTTCGACACTCTTATCATTTTGTCTCTCTCTCTTCGTATGTAATGTCTGAACAGGCGGAGGAGAGGAAGGTAGCAATAAGGAAGCTTCCTGAACAAATGATTTTGTCAGAAGTTAGGCGCATGGTGGAAGAGATGCAAGCTTTGAATAAAAAGCTAGAGGAAACCGTGAGTTCacaattttcttgaattttaccTGTTGTTTACTTTCTTGCACTTAACACGTCTGTTCTGTTCGTGTGTAATTCAGAAGCATGCTGATGGCTTAGCTTGGTGGCCCTAATTTAGTTCTTTAATATTGTTCTGCTTTCCTGGGTATTGCTGTGTATAATTTGCAAAAGAGGTAGTGTTAGGTCATTCTTGAAGTCTCGAAGACAATTTCGGATCTATTCCACAATACTATAAAGGGTATCCACGTGAGCAGTGGGCATATTTTCCTGCATCCATGCTTACTATATCTTAGTATGCATTTGTTTTTAGAGTGTTTTCAGAAAAGAAGCTTAATGCTTCTTGAAAACTAGCTAGAGCATAGAATTTGCAGCTGAGAAGATCCGACTTATGTACTCACAATCACCCTCCATTATCTCATCGAAAGACTCTGAGACCTTGTTTTGTCTGTGCTCCAAATAGATACTAGTCATGAGCTGCCAATAGGCATTCAGTTAGTTTGAAAGATGTAAAAGATATGGAGCCTCGGGACTTGGAATGTCTTTTGTCATGGGTCCTTAAAAGTTAGAGACatatttgagcaagaaatagTGCTTTCTAAGGTgctcaaaaattagtttttggaATTGGTAGTTGGTGTAACAATTAGAAACTTATTGAGGAAAAAGAATTTAGTGGAAGAACTATCCTAAAAATTAACAGAACATTAGCACTGAAGGGTGTCTGGTCAATAAAGTAGAATGAAAATCATGGAATATCAAGGTTCAGATCCCAGCTCGGTAAATAAAAGGATGGTGGTATCTTCTCATCTACCTAAGCCTTGGTGGGCTTAGTTATTCGGTACCTGTAGTAGCAGATACCCGATGAAATAAGTCAAGGTGGGTGCAAGCTGGTGTGGATACCGCCATTATCACAAAAAGGGGACAGAAACATGTGAAAGAATCTTACGTAATAAATTAATGTAACACTGCTTCCATATCTTTTGGTCTTCAGTGTAGCCAACTTCCAACAAATAAATCCCTTTTCTTATCTTTCACTCCTCCAGATATTAGTCTTTTCAGAGTCTAGATTTCTCGCATCCCTTTCTACCTGGCACAGACAGAAGCAGCTTGAATGAATTTCGCAAAATAGAAATATTCTACTTTCAGAGCACAAAGTTGGTTTCAAAAC
Proteins encoded in this window:
- the LOC107021467 gene encoding uncharacterized protein LOC107021467, encoding MKKLIEFGKKAMFYIRVLSGYEERRIRSYRLQMQQRLQQAEERKVAIRKLPEQMILSEVRRMVEEMQALNKKLEETEAAVDDYFKPINMEAEKIVKMQLEGEENRTKDMMNILQKQAFLERLQAEKLISAETVGKNKHDQDKAST